A single genomic interval of Koleobacter methoxysyntrophicus harbors:
- a CDS encoding radical SAM protein gives MNIKEIKAKSIITKSGLPGSDFTINPYVGCLHSCIYCYAKFMKKFTNHHEVWGKFLDIKVNAPELIPKKTDKYAGKSIVISSVTDPYQPAERKYKLMRRILVNLVPLKPDLCVITKSDLIIRDIGLLKEFENCTAGVSLSLLDEDIRKDVEPLASSAQKRINAVKELKKAGINTFIFISPIFPELTDWKEIINKTADFTDEFWFENLNVRATNRSDIWMWLKRRRPDLSERYRAIYFTKNNYWDWIEGEIRTFCRRKGVNYSIFFHN, from the coding sequence ATGAATATAAAGGAGATAAAAGCAAAGTCTATAATAACAAAATCGGGATTGCCCGGTTCGGATTTTACCATAAACCCTTATGTGGGATGTCTGCATTCGTGTATCTATTGCTATGCTAAATTTATGAAAAAGTTCACAAACCATCATGAAGTATGGGGAAAATTTCTGGATATAAAAGTAAATGCCCCGGAGTTGATTCCAAAAAAGACCGATAAATACGCCGGGAAATCCATAGTAATTTCTTCAGTAACCGATCCCTACCAGCCTGCAGAGAGGAAATACAAATTGATGAGAAGAATTCTAGTAAATTTAGTTCCTTTAAAGCCGGATTTATGTGTAATAACCAAGTCTGATTTAATAATCAGGGATATCGGTTTGTTAAAGGAATTTGAAAATTGCACAGCCGGTGTGTCCCTTTCCCTTCTGGATGAGGACATTAGAAAGGACGTAGAACCGTTAGCTTCTTCCGCTCAGAAAAGGATAAATGCCGTCAAAGAGTTGAAAAAAGCGGGAATTAACACCTTTATTTTTATATCCCCGATATTTCCCGAATTAACCGACTGGAAAGAAATAATAAATAAAACTGCAGATTTTACAGATGAATTTTGGTTTGAAAACCTTAATGTGAGGGCAACAAACCGGTCGGATATTTGGATGTGGTTGAAAAGGAGGCGGCCGGATCTATCGGAAAGATATAGGGCTATTTATTTTACGAAAAATAATTATTGGGATTGGATCGAAGGAGAAATTCGGACCTTTTGCAGAAGAAAAGGGGTAAATTACAGCATATTTTTTCATAATTAA
- a CDS encoding DUF72 domain-containing protein: protein MIRIGTSGYSYKDWKGTFYPNNIDKKEMLSYYAKEFNFTEVNSTYYKMPNQYMIYNMMRKTPKNFTFVVKAFGGITHKRDNLKRDADIFLNSLIPLIEGKKLGCILAQFPYSFHKTPGNIEYLKRMREAFKDIPVAVEFRTAEWIDDKVFNLMERENLAFVCVDEPQIEGLLPPVAAATADIGYVRFHGRNAAKWYNHSEPYERYNYLYSKEELQEWVPKIRELAARTLMVFIAMNNHFNAQAVINARELLELIKTS, encoded by the coding sequence ATGATACGGATAGGGACTTCAGGGTATTCCTATAAAGATTGGAAGGGCACCTTTTATCCCAATAACATAGATAAAAAAGAGATGCTTTCGTATTATGCAAAGGAGTTTAACTTTACAGAGGTAAATTCTACATACTATAAAATGCCGAACCAGTATATGATATATAATATGATGAGAAAAACCCCTAAAAACTTCACTTTTGTTGTAAAAGCCTTTGGAGGTATTACCCATAAGAGGGATAATCTTAAACGGGATGCAGATATATTCCTGAATTCCTTGATTCCCCTTATCGAAGGAAAGAAGCTGGGATGTATCCTTGCCCAGTTCCCCTATAGTTTTCACAAAACCCCGGGTAATATTGAATACCTCAAAAGGATGAGGGAAGCCTTCAAAGACATTCCCGTAGCCGTTGAGTTCCGTACAGCTGAATGGATAGATGATAAGGTCTTTAATCTAATGGAAAGGGAAAACCTGGCTTTTGTTTGTGTGGATGAACCCCAAATTGAGGGCTTGCTCCCCCCTGTAGCTGCAGCTACTGCTGATATTGGATATGTTCGCTTCCACGGGAGAAATGCCGCAAAATGGTATAACCATAGTGAGCCGTATGAAAGATATAATTACCTATATTCTAAGGAGGAGCTTCAGGAATGGGTGCCGAAGATAAGAGAACTTGCAGCCAGGACTTTGATGGTATTTATCGCTATGAATAATCATTTTAATGCTCAGGCAGTAATAAATGCCAGGGAGCTTTTGGAACTCATTAAGACGTCATGA